A stretch of Desulfuromonadales bacterium DNA encodes these proteins:
- the moaC gene encoding cyclic pyranopterin monophosphate synthase MoaC, whose product MNEDKLTHFDKDGKAIMVEVGEKSPTRRVAVARGEVRMAEATLQRILDRNVEKGDVFAVARIAGIMAAKKTPELIPLCHPLLLTSVVVDFTPFPAEGRVEIEATVKLTGTTGVEMEALTAVSAAALTIYDMCKAVDREMVIGDIRLMEKHGGKSGSFVRHH is encoded by the coding sequence ATGAATGAAGACAAACTGACCCATTTCGATAAAGACGGCAAGGCGATCATGGTCGAAGTCGGGGAGAAGTCCCCCACCCGTCGGGTGGCAGTGGCCCGCGGCGAAGTGCGCATGGCGGAAGCGACGCTGCAACGCATTCTCGACCGCAACGTGGAGAAAGGTGACGTCTTCGCTGTCGCCCGCATCGCCGGTATCATGGCGGCCAAAAAGACGCCCGAACTCATCCCGCTTTGTCACCCGCTGCTGCTGACCTCGGTCGTCGTCGATTTCACCCCTTTTCCCGCGGAAGGGAGGGTCGAGATCGAGGCGACGGTCAAACTGACCGGCACCACCGGAGTGGAGATGGAGGCACTTACCGCGGTGTCGGCGGCAGCCTTGACCATCTATGACATGTGCAAGGCGGTCGACCGGGAGATGGTTATCGGCGATATCCGCCTGATGGAAAAACACGGTGGCAAGAGCGGCTCATTCGTCCGCCACCACTGA
- the dksA gene encoding RNA polymerase-binding protein DksA produces the protein MEQAKRDEFRQILQGQLDELLREAGKTVSEMTDEKANFPDPTDRASLESDRNFELRIRDRERKLIMKIREALERIEDGTFGVCEHCEEEIGEARLKARPVTTLCIECKTEQERQEKIG, from the coding sequence ATGGAGCAGGCAAAACGCGATGAATTTCGGCAGATTCTCCAGGGCCAACTGGATGAGCTGTTGCGCGAGGCCGGCAAGACTGTCTCCGAGATGACAGACGAGAAGGCCAATTTCCCCGATCCGACGGACCGCGCGTCTCTGGAGTCGGACCGCAACTTCGAGTTGCGAATCCGGGACCGGGAGCGCAAGCTCATCATGAAAATCCGCGAGGCGCTGGAGCGCATCGAGGATGGGACATTCGGTGTCTGTGAGCATTGCGAGGAGGAGATCGGCGAAGCCAGGCTCAAGGCACGGCCGGTCACCACGCTCTGCATCGAGTGCAAGACCGAGCAGGAACGACAGGAGAAGATCGGCTGA